One genomic window of Thalassolituus hydrocarboniclasticus includes the following:
- the aceE gene encoding pyruvate dehydrogenase (acetyl-transferring), homodimeric type translates to MDERKLNQDVTVDPDPQETKEWVDAIHSVIRAEGVERAHFLIERIAERATRDGMPLPYALNTPYRNTIAPENEAPMPGDLFMERRIRSLVRWNALAMVLRANKEGAGDLGGHISSFASSATLYDVAFNHFFRAPNANSDESPLGDLIYYQGHVAPGIYARSYLEGRFQESDLERFRREALAPGLSSYPHPKLMPDYWQFPTVSMGLGPLQAIYQAHFMRYMSARGLVPRKGRKVWAFLGDGECDEPETLGAIGLAGREKLENLIFVVNCNLQRLDGPVRGNGKIIQELESQFRGAGWNVIKVVWGRHWDPLLAKDRKGVLQKRMDETVDGEYQNYKAKGGKYTREHFFDKYPELTELIKDLSDEDIFRLNRGGHDPYKVYAAYHAAVNHKGQPTVILAHTIKGYGMGAEAEGQNQAHSVKKLDIESIKAFRDRFDIPVRDEDLPHMPFYRPPADSPELTYMRKQREKLGGYLPQRTENWTALTAPDLEFFKAQTEGSGEREISTTMAFVRIMSQLVKDKIMGDRVVPIVPDEARTFGMEGLFRQLGIYSSEGQLYEPVDQGQVMYYREDKKGRILEEGINEAGAFAAWMSAGSSYSTNGLAMIPFYIYYSMFGFQRIGDLAWAAGDMQCQGFLIGATSGRTTLNGEGLQHQDGHSHILASTIPNCVSYDPTYAYELAVIIQDGLKRMYEKKEKVFYYITSLNENYVHPPMPEGVEEGIKRGLYRLKKSAIKGAKNKKPARIQLLGSGSILRQVEQAAQWLEGKGIAADVWSVTSFNELRRDGLACERTALLSATEQPPVPWVTRQLADSEGPIVATTDHMKTYAEQIRAFIPEGRRYRTLGTDGFGRSDSRENLRRFFEVDWQHVAWAAGTELVKSGALKAADLEQWRSELNIDAAKPDPLYS, encoded by the coding sequence ATGGATGAACGCAAGTTAAATCAGGATGTTACGGTCGATCCTGATCCGCAGGAAACCAAAGAGTGGGTCGATGCCATTCACTCTGTGATCCGTGCCGAAGGGGTCGAACGCGCCCATTTTCTGATCGAACGTATCGCCGAACGTGCCACCCGTGATGGCATGCCGCTGCCTTATGCGCTGAATACGCCTTACCGCAATACCATCGCTCCGGAAAATGAAGCGCCGATGCCTGGTGATCTGTTTATGGAGCGTCGCATCCGCTCGCTGGTGCGCTGGAATGCGCTGGCCATGGTTCTGCGCGCCAACAAAGAAGGCGCGGGCGATTTAGGTGGCCATATCTCCAGTTTTGCTTCCAGTGCCACACTCTATGATGTGGCCTTTAACCATTTTTTCCGTGCGCCTAATGCCAACAGTGACGAATCACCACTGGGCGACCTGATTTATTATCAGGGCCATGTGGCGCCGGGTATTTATGCCCGTTCTTATCTGGAAGGGCGTTTTCAGGAATCTGATCTGGAGCGCTTTCGCCGTGAAGCTTTGGCTCCGGGGTTATCCTCTTACCCTCACCCGAAACTGATGCCGGATTACTGGCAGTTCCCGACGGTGTCTATGGGCCTTGGTCCACTGCAGGCGATTTATCAGGCGCATTTTATGCGTTATATGTCCGCGCGCGGACTGGTGCCGCGCAAAGGCCGTAAGGTCTGGGCTTTCCTCGGTGATGGCGAATGTGACGAGCCGGAAACCCTGGGGGCTATTGGTCTGGCCGGACGGGAAAAATTAGAGAATTTAATCTTCGTGGTTAACTGCAATCTGCAGCGCCTTGATGGTCCTGTGCGGGGTAATGGCAAAATTATTCAGGAGCTTGAAAGTCAGTTCCGGGGTGCCGGCTGGAATGTGATTAAAGTCGTGTGGGGGCGGCACTGGGACCCACTGCTGGCGAAAGACCGTAAAGGCGTGCTGCAGAAGCGCATGGACGAAACCGTTGACGGTGAATACCAGAATTACAAAGCCAAAGGTGGGAAATACACCCGCGAGCATTTCTTTGATAAATATCCGGAGCTGACGGAATTAATTAAAGATTTATCCGATGAAGATATTTTCCGCCTGAACCGTGGCGGCCATGATCCTTATAAAGTTTATGCCGCCTATCACGCGGCGGTAAATCATAAAGGACAGCCAACGGTTATTCTGGCTCATACCATTAAAGGCTACGGCATGGGGGCCGAAGCTGAAGGGCAGAATCAGGCGCATTCGGTTAAAAAACTCGATATAGAAAGCATTAAAGCGTTCCGCGACCGTTTTGATATTCCGGTACGTGATGAAGATCTTCCGCATATGCCCTTTTACCGGCCACCGGCAGACAGTCCGGAGCTGACCTATATGCGTAAACAGCGGGAAAAACTTGGCGGCTATTTACCGCAGCGTACAGAAAACTGGACGGCATTAACCGCACCGGATCTGGAGTTTTTTAAAGCCCAGACCGAAGGCAGCGGTGAACGTGAAATATCCACCACCATGGCCTTTGTGCGCATTATGTCGCAGCTGGTGAAAGATAAAATCATGGGCGACCGCGTGGTACCAATCGTGCCGGATGAAGCGCGTACCTTTGGTATGGAAGGTTTATTCCGCCAGTTGGGTATTTATTCATCCGAAGGTCAGTTATACGAACCGGTTGATCAGGGCCAGGTGATGTATTACCGCGAGGATAAAAAAGGCCGCATTCTGGAAGAAGGTATTAACGAAGCCGGTGCTTTTGCCGCCTGGATGTCAGCGGGCAGTTCGTACAGTACCAACGGTCTGGCGATGATTCCGTTTTATATTTATTACTCGATGTTTGGCTTCCAGCGCATCGGTGATCTGGCCTGGGCAGCTGGCGATATGCAGTGTCAGGGATTTCTGATTGGTGCAACTTCAGGGCGGACAACCCTGAATGGTGAAGGTTTACAGCATCAGGATGGTCACAGTCATATCCTGGCATCCACCATTCCCAACTGTGTCAGCTACGATCCGACTTATGCTTATGAGCTGGCCGTTATTATTCAGGATGGCCTGAAGCGCATGTATGAGAAGAAAGAAAAAGTCTTCTATTACATCACCAGCCTGAATGAAAACTACGTTCATCCGCCGATGCCGGAAGGGGTGGAAGAGGGGATTAAACGCGGGCTGTATCGCCTGAAAAAATCGGCAATTAAAGGCGCGAAAAACAAGAAGCCGGCGCGTATTCAGCTGCTGGGCAGCGGCTCTATTTTACGCCAGGTTGAACAGGCGGCGCAGTGGCTGGAAGGCAAGGGCATTGCTGCCGATGTCTGGAGCGTAACGTCCTTTAATGAATTACGCCGCGATGGTCTGGCCTGTGAGCGGACAGCGTTATTGTCCGCGACTGAGCAGCCTCCGGTTCCCTGGGTTACCCGTCAGCTGGCAGACAGCGAAGGCCCAATCGTTGCCACAACCGACCATATGAAAACCTACGCCGAACAGATACGCGCCTTTATTCCTGAAGGACGGCGTTACCGCACGCTGGGTACCGATGGTTTTGGCCGCAGCGATTCGCGTGAAAATTTACGCCGCTTCTTTGAAGTGGATTGGCAACACGTAGCCTGGGCTGCCGGCACCGAGCTGGTAAAAAGTGGTGCGTTAAAAGCCGCTGATCTCGAACAGTGGCGCAGCGAACTGAATATCGATGCCGCCAAACCTGACCCACTGTACAGCTGA
- a CDS encoding pirin family protein: protein MALELLAEEQVEISGFGGIRERVLVMDPRQFGHHVREECWPGFGACVYLANAWFLPGGSTGLHSHEQIDIVSVMTRGELHHQGSIGDGEVLQAGQVQLQRSGIKGFRHNEQNPGADYPAMVQIWLVPQSHEGEAGYQVIELNPSGLTCVYGGELFAASTRVDVLQLAAGDEWALEDDALGYVFRGAAISADGQRLQRGDLFRLSGQSLSLMAESGFALVMIREA, encoded by the coding sequence GTGGCATTAGAGCTGCTGGCAGAAGAGCAGGTTGAGATTTCCGGTTTTGGCGGCATCCGCGAACGGGTGCTGGTAATGGACCCGCGCCAGTTTGGTCATCATGTACGCGAGGAATGCTGGCCCGGTTTTGGCGCCTGTGTTTATTTAGCCAATGCCTGGTTTTTACCCGGAGGTTCGACCGGACTGCACAGCCATGAGCAGATTGATATCGTCAGTGTGATGACCCGTGGTGAGCTGCATCATCAGGGCAGTATCGGCGATGGTGAAGTGCTGCAGGCCGGTCAGGTGCAGTTACAGCGCAGTGGCATCAAAGGCTTTCGCCATAACGAGCAGAATCCGGGCGCGGATTATCCGGCTATGGTGCAGATCTGGCTGGTGCCGCAGAGCCACGAAGGCGAGGCGGGTTATCAGGTTATTGAGCTCAATCCGTCCGGCCTGACCTGTGTGTACGGTGGCGAATTGTTTGCGGCTTCAACCCGGGTGGATGTGCTGCAACTGGCGGCAGGCGATGAGTGGGCGCTTGAAGACGATGCGCTGGGTTATGTATTCCGTGGCGCAGCCATCAGTGCTGATGGGCAGCGTTTACAGCGCGGGGATTTGTTCAGGCTCAGCGGACAGTCACTGAGCCTGATGGCGGAAAGCGGTTTTGCGCTGGTGATGATCCGCGAGGCCTGA
- the aceF gene encoding dihydrolipoyllysine-residue acetyltransferase — translation MTTLKIPDLGGASQVEVIEILVSPGDTVEMEQALIVLETDKATMEIPAEAAGVIKNLSVKVGDKVSSGDVFGELDSDASGTEENAAEEKNAENAPAEEQKTTEAQANNAVESAPPQTTEPAAAVDIVIPDLGGSEQVEVIEVQVSAGDEIGAEQTVLVLESDKASMEIPAGQAGTVISVAVKTGDKVSNGDVILKLQPAAGNAVYAGKNASASAAAEVAPTEKTAAQVTTPKTTVATVATTTAADVRSSTTEVHAGPAVRKLAREFGVDLAQVSGSGPKQRITKDDIQRHVKQRLSSVPASVPGGSGIPAVPVVDFARFGEVSESPLNNIKRATARAMTTAWLNVPQVTQFDQADITDLENYRKQQNERYARQGIKFSIVPFVLKAIARALEDFPSFNASLSADGEKLILKHYVHVGVAVDTPKGLLVPVIRDVNQKSVTQITQELTDKAELARLGKLPLADMQGGCFSLSSLGGIGGTAFTPIVNPPEVAILGLSKASMQPVWDGTAFVPRLMLPLSLSYDHRVIDGAEAARFSQRLVMYLQDLRDVLM, via the coding sequence ATGACGACTTTAAAAATCCCGGATCTCGGTGGTGCCAGTCAGGTTGAAGTGATCGAAATTCTGGTCAGCCCCGGCGATACGGTCGAAATGGAACAGGCATTAATTGTTCTGGAAACCGATAAAGCAACAATGGAAATTCCGGCCGAAGCCGCCGGCGTGATTAAAAACCTGAGTGTTAAAGTGGGCGATAAAGTCAGCAGTGGTGATGTATTCGGTGAACTGGATAGCGATGCTTCAGGTACTGAAGAAAATGCCGCTGAAGAAAAAAACGCTGAAAACGCTCCTGCTGAAGAACAGAAAACGACAGAAGCTCAGGCAAACAATGCTGTAGAAAGTGCTCCGCCACAAACAACTGAACCTGCTGCAGCCGTTGATATTGTGATCCCGGATCTAGGCGGTTCTGAACAGGTGGAAGTGATTGAAGTACAGGTCAGTGCCGGTGATGAGATTGGTGCCGAACAAACCGTGCTGGTGCTGGAATCGGATAAAGCGTCGATGGAAATTCCGGCCGGTCAGGCTGGTACTGTAATCAGTGTCGCCGTTAAAACCGGTGATAAAGTCAGTAACGGTGATGTGATACTTAAATTACAGCCGGCTGCTGGTAATGCTGTATATGCGGGAAAAAACGCTTCTGCATCTGCAGCGGCTGAGGTGGCGCCAACAGAAAAGACAGCAGCACAGGTAACAACGCCAAAAACAACAGTTGCAACTGTGGCTACAACGACTGCTGCTGATGTGCGTTCTTCCACTACTGAAGTTCATGCCGGTCCGGCGGTACGCAAACTGGCGCGCGAATTTGGTGTCGATCTGGCACAGGTCAGCGGCAGCGGGCCAAAACAGCGTATCACCAAAGACGATATCCAGCGCCACGTAAAACAGCGGCTGAGCAGTGTGCCAGCTTCTGTGCCGGGTGGCTCAGGTATTCCTGCGGTGCCTGTGGTGGACTTTGCCAGATTCGGTGAAGTCAGTGAAAGTCCGCTGAATAATATTAAACGGGCAACCGCGCGGGCGATGACAACAGCCTGGCTGAATGTGCCACAAGTCACGCAATTTGATCAGGCCGATATCACTGACCTGGAAAATTATCGCAAACAGCAGAATGAACGTTATGCGCGGCAGGGAATAAAGTTTTCTATTGTTCCCTTCGTGCTGAAAGCCATTGCCAGAGCGCTGGAAGATTTTCCATCTTTTAATGCCTCGCTCAGTGCCGATGGCGAAAAGCTGATTCTGAAGCACTATGTGCATGTTGGTGTGGCGGTTGATACGCCGAAAGGATTACTGGTGCCTGTCATTCGCGACGTGAATCAGAAGTCGGTTACACAAATCACACAAGAGCTTACCGATAAGGCCGAATTGGCCCGATTGGGTAAGCTACCATTAGCAGACATGCAGGGCGGCTGTTTCAGTTTGTCCAGCCTCGGTGGTATTGGAGGTACAGCGTTTACCCCCATTGTGAATCCCCCGGAAGTTGCCATTCTCGGATTATCGAAAGCATCGATGCAACCGGTATGGGATGGTACGGCTTTTGTACCGCGTCTGATGCTGCCTTTATCGCTGTCTTACGATCACCGGGTGATTGATGGCGCTGAGGCTGCACGGTTCAGCCAGCGTCTGGTGATGTACCTGCAGGATTTGCGTGATGTTCTGATGTAG
- a CDS encoding alkaline phosphatase D family protein, with the protein MDISRRKFLSRTGAGVAGMGALSQSGLSMAMSSPSPIEANDPGHFNYGVASGDPRADRVILWTHFLPEVNMPLTVSWKVALDEGMTQVVRSGDFRTDASRDFTVKVDADGLQPGTTYFYQFSALGKNSEIGRTRTAPEGDIDSARFAVVSCSSYPHGYFNVYRALANRNDLDAVIHLGDYIYEYAQDEYGELLLREKRALAPAHEIVSLSDYRRRHAMYKLDEDLKAAHQRHPFITVWDDHEFANDANVYGAENHNDGEGDWNERKAAAKQAYFEWMPIRENSNGSISRNLRYGDLLDLLMLDTRIEGRDEAPSGTDKQREAKDENRTLLGFEQEAWLHQQLQSSSARWKIVGQQVMMAQRYFIDLPDHFGGGASLWLDSWDGYSATRDRLLALLRNEQIDNVVILTGDVHSSFAADLSDNPYDRNNYNRYSGEGSLAVEFVCPSVTSPGFPPVIAEAGAQTIMDASPHIKFAELRQHGFILLSADREQVQADWYYVPQILKRSADTYHARSYRTLSGDNRLQRVAGPLP; encoded by the coding sequence ATGGATATCAGCCGCCGTAAATTTCTATCCCGCACCGGCGCCGGCGTTGCCGGTATGGGTGCCCTGAGTCAGTCCGGTCTGAGCATGGCGATGAGCAGCCCGTCGCCAATTGAAGCCAATGATCCCGGCCATTTTAACTACGGCGTTGCCAGTGGCGACCCGCGCGCCGACCGCGTCATTCTCTGGACTCACTTTCTGCCGGAAGTGAATATGCCCCTGACCGTCAGCTGGAAAGTCGCACTGGATGAAGGCATGACTCAGGTGGTACGCAGCGGCGACTTCCGCACCGACGCCAGCCGCGACTTCACCGTTAAAGTTGATGCCGACGGCCTGCAGCCCGGCACCACCTATTTCTACCAGTTCAGTGCCCTGGGCAAAAATTCCGAAATCGGCCGCACCCGCACCGCTCCGGAAGGCGATATCGACAGCGCCCGTTTTGCCGTGGTGTCCTGCTCCAGCTACCCGCACGGTTACTTTAACGTGTACCGCGCGCTGGCCAACCGCAACGATCTGGATGCCGTCATCCACCTCGGTGACTACATCTACGAATACGCTCAGGACGAATACGGCGAACTGCTGCTGCGTGAGAAACGCGCACTGGCACCGGCCCACGAAATTGTCAGCCTGTCGGACTACCGCCGCCGCCACGCCATGTACAAACTGGATGAAGATTTAAAAGCCGCTCACCAGCGTCATCCGTTTATCACCGTCTGGGATGACCACGAGTTTGCCAACGATGCTAATGTCTACGGTGCCGAAAACCACAACGATGGCGAAGGTGACTGGAACGAACGCAAAGCAGCGGCCAAACAGGCTTATTTTGAGTGGATGCCGATCCGCGAAAACAGCAACGGCAGCATCAGCCGCAATCTGCGTTATGGCGATCTGCTCGACCTGCTGATGCTCGATACCCGTATTGAAGGCCGTGACGAAGCACCATCCGGCACCGACAAGCAGCGCGAAGCCAAAGACGAAAACCGCACCCTGCTTGGTTTTGAACAGGAAGCCTGGCTGCACCAGCAGTTACAGAGCAGCAGCGCACGCTGGAAGATCGTAGGTCAGCAGGTAATGATGGCGCAGCGCTACTTTATTGACCTGCCAGATCATTTTGGCGGTGGTGCCTCTCTCTGGCTCGACAGCTGGGACGGCTACAGCGCTACCCGCGACCGTTTGCTGGCGCTGCTGCGCAACGAGCAGATTGATAACGTGGTGATTCTCACCGGCGACGTACACAGCTCCTTTGCTGCTGACCTGAGCGACAACCCTTACGACCGCAATAACTACAACCGCTACAGCGGTGAAGGCTCTCTGGCGGTGGAATTTGTCTGCCCATCGGTCACCTCTCCGGGTTTCCCGCCGGTGATTGCCGAAGCCGGAGCACAGACCATTATGGATGCCAGCCCGCACATCAAGTTTGCCGAACTGCGCCAGCACGGGTTTATCCTGCTCAGCGCTGACCGCGAACAGGTTCAGGCCGACTGGTACTACGTGCCACAGATCCTTAAGCGTTCTGCCGACACTTACCATGCCCGCAGTTACCGCACCCTGAGTGGCGATAACCGCCTGCAACGGGTAGCCGGGCCTCTGCCCTGA
- a CDS encoding methyl-accepting chemotaxis protein, with the protein MLKALMWPAIKFMGQLNYAAKFGLISFLFMVPLVVLSGQVFLAAFESMKKTELELSGLQSTQQLFNFAHELEAFRDLAAVVPHQNNEELRARAEQRMNEIPQQIQALLQSTDDEELLTLLKGWEKKYAHRLKMSGEHRQPTFRDQYKYYQIVIDELYLVIRQYTQSSGISLDSDGDIQRLVGIVMTLPEAHLVGGMGHAAGVYAFVEQYLQSATYDLMNVVYDQLLAAQPNMQLMVSSAEAVGDADLLTAAQAAVKAIDSIRMKIDEEIIAAATIESSWQDYDKFYQSQLQVLKDIENKAFPLIGRKLQSRLDGQQKRIGILALVLLSALTIIVYLYLAFFMSIRYTIKRFSGTARDIANGDLTHEISFSGRDEMGQLRDAFNEMISNIRNTLAAVKDSAGSVSVNVNEVESIANRSRQAVQIQLEQTNQVSQIISDMADRAVTVTHLAEEAEEAAHSGHKKSDEAGQVVTRVMDQVRSLADEMANSMEAVNRLAENSSSISSILATIKGIAEQTNLLALNAAIEAARAGEQGRGFAVVADEVRTLASRTQGSAQEIEGLISEVQKNIVSAVDTMEVNRKMVESTVSHSEQVSTTLNEIQISMGDIQKKTTDIVVTANEQKRSAADLEHNLEAIRDSGQQTSSNAEGTVQAVRQTQAITDSLAQRVEQFKV; encoded by the coding sequence ATGCTGAAAGCACTAATGTGGCCGGCAATCAAATTTATGGGTCAGCTGAATTATGCTGCCAAGTTCGGCCTGATCAGTTTTTTGTTTATGGTGCCTCTGGTGGTTCTGAGCGGGCAGGTATTTCTTGCTGCATTTGAATCGATGAAGAAAACAGAGCTGGAGCTGAGCGGGCTGCAGAGCACCCAGCAATTATTCAATTTTGCCCACGAGCTTGAAGCATTCCGTGATCTGGCTGCGGTGGTGCCGCATCAGAATAATGAAGAACTCCGCGCCCGTGCAGAACAGCGCATGAACGAAATTCCCCAGCAAATTCAGGCGTTACTGCAAAGCACTGATGATGAAGAGCTGCTTACACTATTAAAAGGCTGGGAGAAAAAGTATGCCCATCGCCTGAAAATGAGCGGTGAGCATCGTCAGCCGACCTTCCGTGATCAGTATAAATATTATCAGATTGTCATTGATGAACTGTATCTGGTTATTCGTCAGTACACCCAGTCTTCCGGTATTTCACTGGATTCGGATGGTGATATTCAGCGCCTTGTCGGCATTGTGATGACATTGCCTGAAGCTCATCTGGTCGGCGGTATGGGGCATGCGGCAGGGGTGTATGCTTTTGTAGAACAGTATCTGCAATCAGCCACCTATGATCTGATGAATGTTGTTTACGACCAGCTGCTGGCCGCCCAACCCAATATGCAGCTGATGGTCAGTAGTGCAGAAGCGGTAGGTGATGCTGACTTGCTGACTGCAGCTCAGGCTGCTGTTAAAGCGATTGACAGTATTCGCATGAAAATAGATGAAGAAATTATTGCGGCAGCCACCATCGAATCCAGCTGGCAGGATTATGATAAGTTCTATCAGAGTCAGCTACAGGTATTAAAAGACATAGAAAATAAAGCTTTTCCGCTGATCGGCCGTAAATTACAGTCGCGTCTCGATGGGCAGCAAAAACGCATCGGAATACTGGCTCTGGTTCTGCTGTCAGCACTGACCATTATTGTCTATCTGTATCTCGCATTTTTTATGTCTATCCGTTACACCATTAAGCGTTTTTCCGGTACGGCCCGTGATATTGCCAATGGTGACCTGACCCATGAAATCAGCTTCAGTGGCCGTGATGAAATGGGACAGTTGCGCGATGCATTCAATGAAATGATCAGCAATATCCGCAATACCCTGGCTGCAGTAAAAGACAGTGCCGGTTCGGTCAGTGTCAATGTGAATGAAGTCGAAAGCATTGCCAACCGCAGCCGTCAGGCCGTGCAGATTCAGCTGGAACAAACCAATCAGGTTTCACAGATTATCAGTGATATGGCCGACCGTGCGGTAACCGTTACCCATCTGGCTGAAGAGGCAGAAGAAGCGGCGCACAGTGGCCATAAAAAATCCGATGAAGCCGGACAGGTTGTTACCCGGGTGATGGATCAGGTGCGCAGTCTGGCCGATGAAATGGCCAACTCAATGGAGGCGGTTAACCGTCTGGCAGAGAATTCTTCCAGCATCAGCAGTATTCTGGCGACTATTAAAGGCATTGCTGAGCAGACCAATTTACTGGCACTGAATGCGGCCATTGAAGCAGCCCGGGCCGGTGAGCAGGGGCGGGGGTTTGCGGTGGTTGCCGACGAAGTACGGACCCTAGCCAGCCGTACACAGGGATCTGCGCAGGAAATTGAAGGCCTGATCAGCGAAGTGCAGAAAAATATTGTCAGTGCAGTGGATACCATGGAAGTGAACCGTAAAATGGTAGAAAGCACGGTCTCTCACTCTGAACAGGTCAGCACCACGCTGAATGAAATTCAGATCAGCATGGGTGATATTCAGAAGAAGACGACGGATATCGTCGTGACTGCCAATGAGCAAAAACGCAGCGCGGCTGATCTTGAACATAATCTGGAAGCAATCCGTGACAGTGGCCAGCAAACCTCCAGTAATGCTGAAGGAACCGTGCAGGCCGTACGTCAGACTCAGGCGATTACCGATTCACTTGCGCAGCGGGTTGAGCAATTTAAGGTCTGA
- the cobO gene encoding cob(I)yrinic acid a,c-diamide adenosyltransferase, producing the protein MSNSEQTANTDRHQQKMQKHKEKVDAAIARAQEERGVIIVLTGNGKGKSSSGFGTVIRTLGHGYKAGLVQFIKGTWDCGEAKILATLPGLTHEVMGSGFTWETQNKEQDQRAFDAVWPKAKAMLSDPELRTVMLDEITYMLAYDLLDFDELKTALENRPPEQNVILTGRGAPTALRDLADTVTDMKMEKHAFKAGVKAQAGIEW; encoded by the coding sequence ATGAGTAACAGCGAGCAAACAGCCAATACCGATCGCCACCAGCAGAAAATGCAGAAGCATAAAGAGAAGGTCGATGCCGCCATCGCCCGTGCTCAGGAAGAACGCGGCGTTATCATCGTGCTCACCGGAAATGGTAAAGGGAAAAGCAGCTCCGGCTTCGGCACCGTTATCCGCACGCTGGGGCATGGCTATAAGGCTGGGCTGGTGCAGTTTATTAAAGGCACCTGGGACTGCGGCGAAGCCAAAATTCTCGCCACCCTGCCGGGTCTTACCCATGAAGTAATGGGCTCGGGCTTTACCTGGGAAACACAGAATAAAGAGCAGGATCAGCGCGCCTTTGATGCGGTCTGGCCAAAGGCCAAAGCCATGCTCAGCGATCCTGAACTACGCACCGTGATGCTGGATGAAATCACCTATATGCTGGCGTACGATCTGCTGGATTTTGACGAACTAAAAACCGCGCTGGAAAACCGCCCGCCGGAGCAGAATGTGATTCTGACCGGCCGTGGTGCGCCAACGGCTCTGCGCGATCTGGCCGATACCGTCACCGATATGAAAATGGAAAAACACGCCTTTAAAGCCGGAGTGAAAGCTCAGGCCGGTATTGAGTGGTAA